A stretch of Amycolatopsis balhimycina FH 1894 DNA encodes these proteins:
- a CDS encoding alpha-L-fucosidase, with protein sequence MSSFELSRRKLIAVAGVAAAAGVFRVRTVWATEGPSSYTPSWSSVDQHPPAPEWFQDAKFGIYYHWGVFSVPAFGNEWYPRNMYVNGSNENNHHKAVFGDPSAWPYQNFINGARDKAGTWVQFAPKLKSAGGNFDPAEWAQLFADAGAKFAGPVAEHHDGYSMWNSTANEWNSVRTGPKLDLLRLHADAIRAKGLKLVTALHHAYHFNGYYDHVPNQPTESLRRLFGQNGRAAENQLWYDKLREVVDGYQPDLVYQDFDLNLVDEAQRLNFLSHFYNQAVAWNKDVVASYKDGFNNRGEVFDFERGGPGDILTPYWLTDDSISSSSWCYTTGIGYYSVKAMLHSLIDRISKNGNMLLNIAPMADGTIPAGQRTILLGIGDHLKRFGESLYSTRAWAVYGEGPTKMGGGSFTTPVEGTRTDIRFTRSKDNTVLYATVLGWPGSTFTITTLGSNRINLANLVSVQLLGPGAGAATTLTGRTQDGSGLHITMPSSNPPFDALAYVVKLTFSGQIPAPGTGPLPTGWARIANVTTGLVLDGGGNVASGSPLKQWNWDGSNNLQWQLADAGGGYYRIVNRTNGLVADSGGNSANGATCVQASSNGGNNQQWRLNSLGNGRYQIVNRGTGTALDGMGNSTAGSSVGLWTPNSSTNNQWTITGL encoded by the coding sequence ATGTCTTCGTTCGAGCTGTCCCGGCGCAAGCTGATCGCGGTGGCCGGGGTCGCCGCGGCCGCCGGCGTGTTCCGCGTCCGAACCGTGTGGGCGACCGAAGGACCGAGCAGCTACACCCCGAGCTGGTCGTCGGTGGACCAGCACCCGCCGGCGCCGGAGTGGTTCCAGGACGCCAAGTTCGGCATCTACTACCACTGGGGCGTGTTCAGCGTCCCCGCGTTCGGCAACGAGTGGTACCCGCGGAACATGTACGTCAACGGGTCCAACGAGAACAACCACCACAAGGCGGTGTTCGGCGATCCCTCGGCGTGGCCGTACCAGAACTTCATCAACGGCGCCCGCGACAAGGCGGGCACCTGGGTGCAGTTCGCGCCGAAGCTCAAGTCGGCGGGCGGCAACTTCGACCCGGCCGAGTGGGCGCAGCTGTTCGCCGACGCCGGCGCGAAGTTCGCCGGGCCGGTCGCCGAGCACCACGACGGCTATTCGATGTGGAACAGCACCGCCAACGAGTGGAACTCGGTGCGCACCGGCCCGAAGCTGGACCTGCTCCGGCTGCACGCGGACGCGATCCGCGCCAAGGGGCTCAAGCTGGTGACGGCGCTGCACCACGCGTACCACTTCAACGGCTACTACGACCACGTGCCGAACCAGCCGACCGAGTCGCTGCGGCGGCTGTTCGGTCAGAACGGCCGCGCGGCGGAAAACCAGCTGTGGTACGACAAGCTCCGCGAAGTCGTCGACGGCTACCAGCCCGACCTGGTCTACCAGGACTTCGACCTGAACCTGGTCGACGAAGCCCAGCGGCTCAACTTCCTCTCGCACTTCTACAACCAGGCCGTCGCCTGGAACAAGGACGTCGTCGCCAGCTACAAGGACGGCTTCAACAACCGCGGCGAGGTCTTCGACTTCGAACGCGGCGGCCCGGGGGACATCCTGACCCCCTACTGGCTGACCGACGACAGCATCTCCAGCTCCAGCTGGTGCTACACCACCGGCATCGGGTACTACTCGGTCAAGGCCATGCTGCACTCGCTGATCGACCGGATCAGCAAGAACGGCAACATGCTGCTGAACATCGCCCCGATGGCCGACGGCACGATCCCCGCCGGGCAGCGCACGATCCTGCTCGGCATCGGGGACCACCTGAAGCGGTTCGGCGAGTCCCTCTACAGCACCCGCGCCTGGGCGGTGTACGGCGAGGGGCCGACGAAGATGGGCGGCGGCTCCTTCACCACCCCGGTGGAAGGGACCCGGACCGACATCCGGTTCACCCGCAGCAAGGACAACACCGTGCTGTACGCGACAGTGCTGGGCTGGCCGGGGAGCACCTTCACTATCACCACCCTCGGCTCGAACCGGATCAACCTGGCCAACCTGGTGTCGGTCCAGCTGCTCGGCCCGGGCGCCGGCGCCGCCACGACCCTGACCGGCCGCACCCAGGACGGCTCGGGCCTGCACATCACCATGCCGTCGTCGAACCCGCCGTTCGACGCGCTCGCGTACGTGGTGAAGCTGACGTTCTCCGGGCAGATCCCCGCGCCCGGCACCGGTCCCCTGCCGACCGGCTGGGCGCGGATCGCCAACGTCACCACCGGGCTGGTGCTCGACGGCGGTGGCAACGTCGCCTCCGGTTCCCCGCTCAAGCAGTGGAACTGGGACGGCAGCAACAACCTGCAGTGGCAGCTCGCCGACGCGGGCGGCGGCTACTACCGGATCGTCAACCGCACCAACGGGCTGGTCGCCGACAGCGGCGGCAACAGCGCCAACGGCGCCACCTGCGTGCAGGCGTCGTCGAACGGCGGCAACAACCAGCAGTGGCGGCTGAACAGCCTGGGCAACGGCCGGTACCAGATCGTCAACCGGGGCACCGGCACGGCCCTCGACGGCATGGGCAACTCCACCGCCGGCTCGAGCGTGGGCCTGTGGACGCCCAACTCCAGCACCAACAACCAGTGGACCATCACCGGCCTGTGA
- a CDS encoding ricin-type beta-trefoil lectin domain protein: MRTKLGWLAASAALLTGVLLPAAPAAAESNGGVRVMPLGDSITEGTQVPGGYRIGLWQRVTTGGYQVDFVGSQANGPATLGDHDHEGHPGWRIDQIDANIVSWLRATTPHTVLLHIGTNDVLQNYDVARAPARLSGLIDHITATAPDAEVFVAQIIPIANAGQDSTARTFNAAIPGIVQSNQNAGKHVHLVDMHSAITTAELVDGVHPTAGGYDKMAATWFTALKSVPGSIGTPGQSTARQIVGAQSGRCADVPGSANGTAVQLQDCAGATWTPNGKQLTAFGSKCLDASGQGTADGTPVIIWDCGGQANQQWTVNADGSITGVQSGRCLDATGQGTASGTKLILWTCNGQANQKWTLRAAA; this comes from the coding sequence ATGCGAACGAAACTCGGGTGGCTCGCCGCGTCGGCGGCCCTGCTCACTGGAGTCCTGCTACCGGCCGCCCCGGCCGCTGCCGAATCGAACGGCGGAGTCCGGGTCATGCCCCTCGGCGATTCCATCACCGAAGGCACGCAGGTCCCCGGCGGGTACCGGATCGGGCTCTGGCAGCGGGTCACGACGGGCGGTTACCAGGTGGACTTCGTCGGCTCACAGGCCAACGGGCCCGCCACGCTCGGCGACCACGACCACGAGGGCCACCCGGGCTGGCGCATCGACCAGATCGACGCGAACATCGTGTCCTGGCTGCGCGCGACGACCCCGCACACCGTCCTGCTGCACATCGGCACCAACGACGTCCTGCAGAACTACGACGTCGCACGGGCGCCCGCCCGCCTGTCCGGGCTGATCGACCACATCACGGCGACGGCACCGGACGCCGAGGTCTTCGTCGCGCAGATCATCCCGATCGCCAACGCCGGCCAGGACTCCACGGCCCGCACGTTCAACGCCGCGATCCCCGGCATCGTGCAGAGCAACCAGAACGCCGGCAAGCACGTGCACCTGGTGGACATGCACTCCGCCATCACCACCGCCGAACTGGTGGACGGTGTCCACCCGACGGCCGGAGGCTACGACAAGATGGCCGCCACCTGGTTCACCGCGCTGAAGTCGGTCCCGGGCAGCATCGGCACCCCCGGCCAGTCGACGGCCCGCCAGATCGTCGGCGCGCAGTCGGGCCGGTGCGCGGACGTCCCGGGTTCCGCCAACGGCACCGCGGTCCAGTTGCAGGACTGCGCCGGGGCGACGTGGACACCCAACGGCAAACAGCTGACGGCCTTCGGGTCGAAGTGCCTGGACGCGTCCGGGCAAGGCACGGCCGACGGCACCCCGGTGATCATCTGGGACTGCGGTGGCCAGGCCAACCAGCAGTGGACGGTCAACGCCGACGGCTCGATCACCGGCGTGCAGTCCGGCCGCTGCCTCGACGCGACCGGGCAGGGCACGGCAAGCGGAACCAAGCTGATCCTGTGGACCTGCAACGGGCAGGCGAACCAGAAGTGGACGCTGCGGGCGGCAGCATGA
- a CDS encoding arabinofuranosidase catalytic domain-containing protein translates to MISSLRRKLLTAAAALVLTAGAVASAPAAQAATQQACDIYAAGGTPCATAHSTTRALFGAYNGPLYQIQRASDQKYLDIGLLEAGGYADSAPQVSFCAGTRCTVTKIYDQTANHNDLPISWGGFWKGPGPNGSDIGADAMALPVTVGGHPAYGIKVTQGVGYRVDNAKNVPVGAQPEGIYMITSSNYVNQWCCFDYGSGEISHNDTGNATMNAIYWGTACWFNGCTGTGPWVEADLENGMYHTGTGSNKDPNNPGVHHPFVSAWEKNNGTSNFTLKYGDATTGGLTTPYSGGLPRGYSPMKLEPSILLGTGGDNSVSGVGEFFEGAVTSGFPSDATENAVQASVTAAGYGTGGGPNNTGPVHAVGANKCLDVSGVSTTPGTQVQIWDCNSGTNQTWTRSGAGELTVYDGTRCLDASGRGTSPGTKVIIWNCNGQNNQQWTFNANGTVTGVQSGLCLDVTGSGTANGTLTQLATCTGANNQKWSLN, encoded by the coding sequence ATGATTTCATCGTTGAGAAGGAAGCTGCTGACCGCGGCCGCGGCACTCGTCCTGACCGCGGGCGCCGTCGCCTCCGCTCCGGCGGCCCAGGCCGCCACGCAGCAGGCGTGCGACATCTACGCCGCCGGCGGCACGCCGTGCGCCACGGCGCACAGCACGACCCGCGCCCTGTTCGGGGCGTACAACGGCCCGCTGTACCAGATCCAGCGGGCCTCGGACCAGAAGTACCTCGACATCGGCCTGCTGGAGGCGGGTGGCTACGCGGACTCGGCACCGCAGGTCTCGTTCTGCGCCGGCACCCGGTGCACGGTCACGAAGATCTACGACCAGACCGCCAACCACAACGACCTGCCGATCTCGTGGGGCGGGTTCTGGAAGGGCCCCGGGCCCAACGGCTCCGACATCGGCGCGGACGCGATGGCGCTGCCGGTGACGGTCGGCGGGCACCCGGCGTACGGGATCAAGGTCACCCAGGGCGTGGGCTACCGGGTGGACAACGCCAAGAACGTGCCGGTCGGCGCCCAGCCCGAGGGGATCTACATGATCACCTCGTCGAACTACGTCAACCAGTGGTGCTGCTTCGACTACGGCAGCGGCGAGATCTCCCACAACGACACCGGCAACGCCACCATGAACGCCATCTACTGGGGCACCGCCTGCTGGTTCAACGGCTGCACCGGCACCGGGCCGTGGGTCGAGGCCGACCTGGAGAACGGCATGTACCACACCGGAACCGGGTCCAACAAGGACCCGAACAACCCCGGTGTGCACCACCCGTTCGTCAGCGCCTGGGAGAAGAACAACGGCACCAGCAACTTCACCCTGAAATACGGCGACGCCACCACCGGCGGTCTCACCACCCCGTACTCCGGCGGGCTGCCGCGCGGCTACTCGCCCATGAAGCTGGAGCCGTCGATCCTGCTGGGCACGGGCGGGGACAACAGCGTCTCCGGCGTCGGCGAGTTCTTCGAAGGCGCGGTGACCAGCGGCTTCCCGTCGGACGCCACGGAGAACGCGGTGCAGGCCAGCGTCACCGCCGCCGGCTACGGCACCGGTGGCGGCCCGAACAACACCGGGCCGGTGCACGCGGTGGGCGCGAACAAGTGCCTGGACGTCAGCGGCGTCAGCACCACGCCCGGCACCCAGGTGCAGATCTGGGACTGCAACAGCGGCACCAACCAGACGTGGACCCGGTCCGGCGCCGGCGAGCTGACCGTCTACGACGGCACGCGGTGCCTCGACGCCAGCGGGCGGGGGACCAGCCCCGGCACCAAGGTCATCATCTGGAACTGCAACGGGCAGAACAACCAGCAGTGGACGTTCAACGCCAACGGCACGGTCACGGGTGTCCAATCCGGACTGTGCCTCGACGTCACCGGGTCCGGGACCGCGAACGGCACCCTGACGCAGCTGGCCACCTGCACCGGCGCGAACAACCAGAAGTGGTCCCTGAACTGA